CGGCGGGCCTGTCGATTGCCGCGCAATGGTGGGTGCAGGGGTCCGTCCTGTGTCAGCGCCTGTTCCGCAGGGAATACGGTGCCGCGCAGCCGGTCGATACCACCGCACGCCCGGTCGTGGCCTGCGTGTGGGAGCTGTCGATCATCAATGCCGAGCAGGAGGCCTGGCGCCACACGATGATGGTGCCGCAACCGGATCCAGAGGCTTATCTGGCTGCACGCGGCGGGCTGACAGCGGTCTGAGCCGGGAGGATGGAAGAACGTGACGCAAGGATCCCTTGCGTCACGCAGGGTTATGGTCTGGCCGGGTGATCGGCTCAGTTCGCCATCAGCGCGCGCAGGGCCTGGGCCTGAACCGAGATGGTCTCGGGCGCGGCCTTGATCCCGGACAGCACCTTGAGCACACCGGTCTTGAGCGTCTCGTTCAGCGCGCTGGCCTCGACGCCGGCAACCATCTTGTCATAGTCAAAGCCCGACTGGGTCAGCAGGCCGTTGTCCTGCCAGTTCTTGTAGAGCTCGGCGGCGCCGGTTTGCGCGGCGGCCACCTGATCACCAACAGCGGTGGCAGCATCGTTTGCGGCTTCGGTGGTCGCGTCGACCGCGTTGCTTGCCACCTCGGCGGCCTGAGTCGCGGTCTCGCTTGCGGCCTGGGTCGCCTGATCAACCACTTGCGCGGCGGTATCGGTTGCACCCTGGGCAGCTTGGCTTGCGGCTTCACCCACCTGATTGAGGGTTTCGGTCACGGCGCTGGTGGCCTGGTCCACTGCCTCGGCGGCGGCTTCGCTGGCCTGTTCGGCTGCGCTCTGTGCCTGTTCGAGCGCGGTCTGGGCTGCACCCTGGTCCGCTTCGGTCGTCGTCTGCGCGGGCGCTTCGGTGATCGGTTCGGCCGGGGTCACCGCGCTGCTTTGCGGTGCTTCGGTCTGCTGTTCGCCTTGCGTGAAAAAGACATAGGCCCCGGCGGCAATGGCGCCCAGGGCGATGAGAATGAGAATGCGGTTCATAGCGGTCTCCCGTGACTGGTATGGGCTCTAGATGGGATGACGCGATGACGGGCACTAGGGGGAAAATTGTCTGATTTCGGACAGTTCGCGCCGACCGGCGCTTTTACGCGGATCGCCGGGTCCGCCATCGGCGAGCCGCCGCCCCGAAACGAGGGTCTTCGGTTCTGTTTCGGACGGCAGCCCGACGCGCTCCGGCGGGCAAACGGTTGCGGCAAGGGTCTGAGCCGGTATCGGGGATCAGGACGGCAGAGCTCCGCTTGCCCCGAGGGGTGATTCCTGGCCGGCCGCGGCGAATCGCGATGGCCCCGGGGGCGGTTGTCCTGCACCGGTTCGAAGAGGTCACACCCGAGCCACACTGAACGCGCCCCAACTGGCACCCGCTGCGGCCAGCCGCTAGATTGCGGGCATGACGCGTTCGGCGAATCCCTCTCTCTTCCTGCCGCTGCGCGCGGCCTGGCTGGCGCTGATGCGGTTTCAGGCCAAGAGCGGTTTCGTCATGAGCAGCCACGTGGCGATGTCGATGATGATGGCGCTGTTTCCCTTCATCCTGTTCACGGTGGCGCTGGCGGGCAGTCTCAGTCAGGACCTGGTGACCGACGATCTGATCCAGCTGATTTTCGGCACCTGGCCCGAACAGGTGGCCACGCCCATCGTGGCCGAGCTGAAGGCGGTGCTGGCCGGAGCCAATTCGCGGGTGATGACGGTGGGGGGCGTGCTGGCGGTCTATTTCGCCTCAAACGGCGTGGATGCGGTGCGCGAGGCGATGTCGCGCGCCTATCACGACGCGGAAACGCGCCCGTTCTGGAAGACCCGGCTGCTGTGCATCGCGATCGTGGTCGGGGGCGGGGCCATCGTTCTGGCGGTTGCCGCGTTCGAGGTTGTGATGCCGATCTATACCCGGCTGGTGACCGATGCCCTGCCGGGCGCGGCGCCCGACTGGCTGTCGGTCGAGCGGCTGAGCTGGATCTTTGTGGTTGCGATGCCGGCGGGTGCGGTGCTGGCCTGCCATGCGCTGTTGCCCGCTGGCCGGCACCCGCTCAGGCGGATCCTGCCGGGGGTGGTACTGACGCTGGTGCTCTGGGCCGGATGCGGTTGGGGCTTCTCGCTCTATATCGCGAATTTCGCCAGCTATTCGACCACCTATGCCGGGCTGGCCGGCGCGATGGCGGCGCTGATCTTTCTTTACCTGAATGCGGCGATCCTGATCCTGGGGGCCGAGTTCAACGGTGCATTGATGGACCTGTCGGGCGGGCCGGATTGAGGGGCCACTGCCCCGAAGCGGCCCCGATTGCGCCATCGGATCGGCAAATCGGCGTGCCAGGCTGACGGTCTCGGGGCCAGGAGGTCCCGGCTGCCGGAGAGGTCGGATGACAGTTCTTTCCAACGGGGGCAGACATGCCCGCCTGTTCGCGCTTGTGTATCAGCAGGCGCGGGCCGAGGCGGTCGATGCGCGGCTGCATGTGCAGCCGCTGAACGCGGGAGATGCGCTGAGCCTGCTGTCGCGGGCCAGGGCCTCGTTTCGGCCACAGCGGCTGGACGCGGGTGATGCGCGTTTGGCAAGGGCCGGAAAACAGATGTTTTCCGGGCCGTTTTCCGAAACGGAAAACGGCGCCCGCCTAGCCGCGAAAGCCGGTGGCCACCACAAACTTTTCGGAACTGTCCGACCGTGAGGCGGGTGGCTTCACATTGGCGACCTTGGTGAATTTCTGCTTGAGCAGCTTTTGCAGGTCGCCCTCGGCACCGCCGGCCAGCACCTTGGCGACAAATGTGCCGCCCTCTTCGAGCACGTCAAAGGCCAGATAGGCCGCCGCCTCGCACAGCGCGATGATGCGCATGTGATCGGTCTGCTTGTGGCCCGATGACGAGGCCGCCATGTCCGACATCACCACATCGGCCTTGCCGCCCAGCCACTCCTTGATCCGGTCATCGGCGCCGTCGTCAAGGAAATCGAGCTGATGGATCTCGGCCCCCGCGATCGGTTCGACCTCTTGCAGGTCGATCCCCAGCACCCGGCCCACGCGCTTGTCGCTGCGCTCACCCAGCGCGTTGACGCGCTTGACTGCAACCTGGCACCAGCCGCCGGGGGCACAGCCCAGATCGACCACCCGC
The window above is part of the Ruegeria pomeroyi DSS-3 genome. Proteins encoded here:
- a CDS encoding RlmE family RNA methyltransferase, with protein sequence MAKNTSGRGQRDLKVKVKTARGRKLSSTRWLQRQLNDPYVKRAQAEGYRGRAAFKILELDEKYRFLVPGARVVDLGCAPGGWCQVAVKRVNALGERSDKRVGRVLGIDLQEVEPIAGAEIHQLDFLDDGADDRIKEWLGGKADVVMSDMAASSSGHKQTDHMRIIALCEAAAYLAFDVLEEGGTFVAKVLAGGAEGDLQKLLKQKFTKVANVKPPASRSDSSEKFVVATGFRG
- a CDS encoding YihY/virulence factor BrkB family protein; the encoded protein is MTRSANPSLFLPLRAAWLALMRFQAKSGFVMSSHVAMSMMMALFPFILFTVALAGSLSQDLVTDDLIQLIFGTWPEQVATPIVAELKAVLAGANSRVMTVGGVLAVYFASNGVDAVREAMSRAYHDAETRPFWKTRLLCIAIVVGGGAIVLAVAAFEVVMPIYTRLVTDALPGAAPDWLSVERLSWIFVVAMPAGAVLACHALLPAGRHPLRRILPGVVLTLVLWAGCGWGFSLYIANFASYSTTYAGLAGAMAALIFLYLNAAILILGAEFNGALMDLSGGPD